CTCCTGTTGCTGACGGGGCGGGTTCTCTCGCGATCATGGGGCAACCTTTGCGGTCGGCAACGGCGCCGCAAGCGTCGCGGCATGGGACTCCAGCCATGGCTCGAGCCAGGCCGTATGAAAGCGTCCGGCCTGCACATCGGCATCGCGTGCGAGCGCCTGATGCAGTGGCTTCGTCGTCGCCAGACCCTCGACGTTGAGCTCGGCAAGCGCGCGTTCGAGCTTTCGGATCGCTCTCGGCCGGTCCTTGTCATGCACGATCAGCTTGCCGAGCAGGCTGTCGTAGAAGGGAGGCACCGTGTAGCCCTGATAGAGCATGCTGTCGAAGCGTACGCCGTCGCCGCCGGGCACGCCGAGCGCGCTGACGGTGCCGGGATTCGGCAGAAAATTCTTCGCGGGATCTTCGGCGTTGATGCGGACCTCGATCGAATGACCGCTGACACGCACTTCGTCCTGGCGGATACGCAAACGCTCGCCGCCGGCGATCTGGATCATCTCACGCACGAGGTCGATGCCGGTGATCATCTCCGTCACGGGATGCTCGACCTGGATGCGGGTGTTCATCTCCAGGAAATAGAAGTCGTGCGTCCTGTCGTCGTAGAGATATTCGAGCGTTCCGGCGCCGCGATAGTTGACCGCTTTGGCCAGCGCGACAGCAGAGGCGCAAAGCGTTTCACGGACCGCTGGAGCCAGTGAAGGCGAGGGCGCTTCTTCCCAGACCTTCTGGCGGCGACGCTGCAACGAGCATTCGCGCTCGAAGCAATGGATGACGTCGTGTCCGTCGCCAAGCACCTGCACCTCGATGTGCCGCGCGCCTTCGATCAGCTTCTCGACATAGAGCCGGCCATCGCCAAACGCTGCGAGCGCCTCGGCCTGCGCCTGCGGCATCAAATGATGAAACTCGTCCGCCGAGCGTGCGATCCGGATGCCGCGTCCTCCGCCGCCGGCCGCGGCTTTGATCATCACGGGGAAGCCGGTTTGTTCGATCAGCGCGAAGGTGGCCTCGACCGACTCAAGGGGCCCTTGGCTGCCGGGGACGGTCGGAACGCCGGCGGAAGCAGCCGCCTCGCGCGCGGCGACCTTGTCGCCCATCAGCCGGATCGATTGCGCGGTCGGGCCGACGAAGATCAACCCCGCCGCCTCGACGGCCGCCGCGAACTCGGCATTCTCGGCCAGGAAACCGTAGCCGGGATGAATGGCGTTCGCGCCGGTGCTCTTGGCCGCGTCGAGGATGACGGCCTGGTTGAGATAGGATTTGGACGCCTGGGGTGGGCCAATCTCGATCGACTCGTCGGCAAGCCTGACGGCGAGCGAGTCCTTGTCGGCCTTGCTGTAGACCTGGACGGTCGCAATGCCGAGCTCGCGCGCTGCGCGGATGATGCGCACCGCGATCTCGCCGCGATTGGCTATGAGGAGCTTTTTGATCGCCATGGAGATGCGGAAAGCCTCAAACGTCGATTTCGGCGATCGGCTGGCCGGCCATCACGGGTTCCTCGTTCTCGGCGAGGAAACGCAGGATCTTGCCGGCAGCGCCAGCCTTCACCTCGTTGAACGATTTCATCACCTCGATCAGCCCGATCGTGTCGCTATCCGCGACGACGTCACCGTCGTCCTTGTAGACCGGCTTGTCCGGCGCAGGCTTGCGGTAGAAGATGCCCGGAAGCGGCGAGAATATCTGTTGGGTTGCCATGGGTTCCTCGTGACGTGATTGCGTTGGTTGTCGGCGAGCCGGTTCAGCGCGCCGTGAGATAGGGACGGACCGCTTCGCGAACAGCCTCTGCGATCGCTACCGCGTTTGGCGTATCGGAATGGATGCAGATCGAATCGGCGCCGACGGTGATGTCGTTTCCAGCCACCGTCCGCGTCTTGCCTTCGCTCACGGCGCGCGTGCATCGTGAGGCGGCATCGATGGGGTCCTTGGCCTCGTGCTCGCGGGTGATGATGAGGCTGCCGTCGGCGTTGTAGTCGAGGTCGGCATAATATTCGGCGACGAAGGTGTGGCCGCGCCGCTCGTAGACCTTTTGATGCAGCGTTCCCTTCATGCCGAGCAGGGGCACCTTGTAGACGTCGGCCGCATCCGCCACGGCTTCCGCGATGTCCTCGTTCCGCGATGCCATGCCGTAGAGCGCGCCGTGCGGCTTGATGTGATTGAGCG
This region of Bradyrhizobium sp. CCGUVB1N3 genomic DNA includes:
- a CDS encoding acetyl-CoA carboxylase, with product MATQQIFSPLPGIFYRKPAPDKPVYKDDGDVVADSDTIGLIEVMKSFNEVKAGAAGKILRFLAENEEPVMAGQPIAEIDV
- a CDS encoding acetyl-CoA carboxylase biotin carboxylase subunit, producing MAIKKLLIANRGEIAVRIIRAARELGIATVQVYSKADKDSLAVRLADESIEIGPPQASKSYLNQAVILDAAKSTGANAIHPGYGFLAENAEFAAAVEAAGLIFVGPTAQSIRLMGDKVAAREAAASAGVPTVPGSQGPLESVEATFALIEQTGFPVMIKAAAGGGGRGIRIARSADEFHHLMPQAQAEALAAFGDGRLYVEKLIEGARHIEVQVLGDGHDVIHCFERECSLQRRRQKVWEEAPSPSLAPAVRETLCASAVALAKAVNYRGAGTLEYLYDDRTHDFYFLEMNTRIQVEHPVTEMITGIDLVREMIQIAGGERLRIRQDEVRVSGHSIEVRINAEDPAKNFLPNPGTVSALGVPGGDGVRFDSMLYQGYTVPPFYDSLLGKLIVHDKDRPRAIRKLERALAELNVEGLATTKPLHQALARDADVQAGRFHTAWLEPWLESHAATLAAPLPTAKVAP
- a CDS encoding LamB/YcsF family protein; translation: MVVINCDMGEAYGLYKMGDDKALMPHIDVANVACGFHASDFNHMRKTVQLAKEFGVKVGAHPSLPDLQGFGRREMKISREELANCLLYQIGALKAFLDAEGMALNHIKPHGALYGMASRNEDIAEAVADAADVYKVPLLGMKGTLHQKVYERRGHTFVAEYYADLDYNADGSLIITREHEAKDPIDAASRCTRAVSEGKTRTVAGNDITVGADSICIHSDTPNAVAIAEAVREAVRPYLTAR